One Clavibacter zhangzhiyongii genomic region harbors:
- a CDS encoding SDR family NAD(P)-dependent oxidoreductase, with the protein MNADPRLPDLAGRTVLVTGANGGIGFWTSAQLAGAGARVLLACRSAERGDAAARALVARVPGADVEVVPLDLASLASVEACVAAVREDLDAVVANAGLTPAGGRARRRRTTIDGFEELMGTNALGHFALVAGLAPRLRAGGRVVMLGSLAHRFSPLDLGDLAGERRMPALVRYGRSKTACMMIAAELDRRWRAAGSDRIALSAHPGYSVDALTPPQDPAERPQGVDAARRRVAGAGRVLVQGKDAGAWPVAHAAAADGVTGGAFWGPAGPLELKGPPAPAFVAEHARSRAVAEQLWSAAEDATGIRFRP; encoded by the coding sequence GTGAACGCGGACCCGCGCCTGCCGGACCTCGCGGGGCGGACGGTGCTCGTCACGGGCGCCAACGGCGGCATCGGCTTCTGGACCTCGGCGCAGCTCGCCGGCGCCGGCGCCCGCGTGCTCCTCGCGTGCCGCTCCGCCGAGCGCGGGGACGCCGCCGCGCGGGCGCTCGTCGCGCGCGTGCCGGGCGCCGACGTGGAGGTGGTGCCGCTCGACCTGGCGAGCCTCGCGAGCGTGGAGGCGTGCGTCGCCGCCGTGCGGGAGGACCTCGACGCGGTCGTCGCCAACGCCGGGCTCACCCCCGCGGGCGGTCGCGCGCGCCGGCGCCGGACGACGATCGACGGGTTCGAGGAGCTCATGGGCACCAACGCGCTCGGGCACTTCGCGCTCGTCGCCGGCCTCGCGCCGCGGCTGCGGGCGGGCGGCCGCGTCGTGATGCTCGGATCCCTCGCGCACCGCTTCTCGCCGCTCGACCTCGGCGACCTCGCCGGGGAGCGGCGCATGCCCGCGCTCGTGCGCTACGGCCGGTCGAAGACGGCCTGCATGATGATCGCGGCTGAGCTCGACCGGCGCTGGCGGGCGGCCGGATCCGACCGCATCGCGCTCTCGGCCCACCCCGGGTACTCGGTGGACGCGCTCACGCCGCCGCAGGATCCGGCCGAGCGTCCGCAGGGCGTCGACGCTGCTCGTCGCCGAGTCGCGGGGGCGGGCCGCGTCCTCGTGCAGGGCAAGGACGCGGGTGCCTGGCCGGTCGCGCACGCGGCCGCCGCCGACGGCGTGACGGGCGGCGCCTTCTGGGGACCCGCCGGGCCGCTCGAGCTGAAGGGCCCGCCGGCGCCCGCCTTCGTCGCCGAGCACGCGCGGTCGCGGGCCGTCGCCGAGCAGCTGTGGTCGGCCGCCGAGGACGCGACGGGGATCCGCTTCCGGCCCTGA
- a CDS encoding DEAD/DEAH box helicase: MPDTALAPTLTEEAARLAVDGATDDAIYDAFAEWALAQGIELYPAQDEAALEIASGANLILSTPTGTGKSLVAVAAHFAALARGRRSYYTAPIKALVSEKFFALVELFGAAQVGMVTGDSSVNPDAPIICCTAEILANRSLRGGADTPVDQVVMDEFHFYADPQRGWAWQVPLLLLPHAQFVLMSATLGDVTDLADDLTRRTGRPTARITGIERPVPLFFHYAVTPVQETVEELLDTKQAPVYIVHFAQAAALERAQALSSIKIVTREQRDAIAELIGGFRFSTAFGKTLSRLVRAGIGVHHAGMLPKYRRLVEQLAQQGLLRVICGTDTLGVGINVPIRTVLFTGLTKYDGTRMRQLNAREFHQIAGRAGRAGYDTAGTVVAQAPEHETENIKMLERAGDDVKKRRKLVRKKAPEGFVSWGEPSFRKLIDAEPERLTSSMQVSHAMMLNVIARGGDVFANMRALVEDNHEPRARQLALARRALAIYRTLRTAGIVEQEADPDGGPARITLTVDLQADFALNQPLSPFAVAVFELLDRESPTYALDMVSVVEATLDDPRPILSQQQFKARGEAVQAMKAEGIEYDQRMELLESITHPKPLEELLDQAFTTYAASQPWIGDFALSPKSVVRDMYERAMSFSELVSFYGLMRSEGLVLRYLSDAFRAMRQTIPDEAKTEELLDVIEWLGELVRQVDSSLLDEWEELSHPTAAPGDAPVLPPAPKLLTSNTRAFRILVRNEMFRRVQLAAREDLQTLGDLDAAGGFDADAWGDALDGYFGEYDRILTDGDARSQALVTITEGPAEWTVRQALHDPEGDHDWGIEAVVDLDASNEAGEAVVRVTRVGTLS; the protein is encoded by the coding sequence ATGCCCGACACCGCGCTCGCCCCCACGCTCACCGAGGAGGCGGCCCGTCTGGCCGTGGACGGGGCCACCGACGACGCGATCTACGACGCGTTCGCCGAGTGGGCGCTCGCGCAGGGCATCGAGCTGTACCCGGCGCAGGACGAGGCGGCGCTCGAGATCGCGTCCGGCGCGAACCTCATCCTCTCGACGCCCACCGGCACGGGGAAGTCGCTCGTCGCCGTCGCCGCGCACTTCGCCGCCCTCGCCCGCGGCCGCCGCTCGTACTACACGGCGCCGATCAAGGCGCTCGTGTCGGAGAAGTTCTTCGCGCTGGTGGAGCTGTTCGGGGCGGCCCAGGTCGGGATGGTGACGGGCGACTCGTCGGTGAACCCGGACGCGCCGATCATCTGCTGCACCGCCGAGATCCTCGCGAACCGGTCGCTCCGCGGCGGTGCGGACACGCCCGTCGACCAGGTGGTCATGGACGAGTTCCACTTCTACGCGGATCCGCAGCGCGGCTGGGCCTGGCAGGTGCCGCTCCTGCTGCTCCCGCACGCGCAGTTCGTGCTCATGTCGGCCACCCTCGGCGACGTCACCGACCTCGCCGACGACCTCACGCGACGCACCGGCCGGCCGACCGCGCGGATCACGGGCATCGAGCGGCCCGTCCCGCTCTTCTTCCACTACGCCGTGACGCCCGTGCAGGAGACCGTCGAGGAGCTGCTCGACACGAAGCAGGCGCCCGTCTACATCGTGCACTTCGCCCAGGCCGCGGCGCTCGAGCGGGCGCAGGCGCTGTCCAGCATCAAGATCGTGACGCGGGAGCAGCGCGACGCGATCGCGGAGCTCATCGGCGGCTTCCGCTTCAGCACGGCGTTCGGCAAGACGCTCTCGCGGCTCGTGCGCGCGGGCATCGGCGTGCACCACGCCGGCATGCTGCCCAAGTACCGCCGGCTCGTGGAGCAGCTCGCGCAACAGGGCCTCCTCCGCGTGATCTGCGGCACGGACACCCTCGGCGTCGGCATCAACGTGCCGATCCGCACGGTGCTGTTCACCGGCCTCACGAAGTACGACGGCACGCGGATGCGGCAGCTGAACGCCCGCGAGTTCCACCAGATCGCCGGGCGCGCGGGCCGCGCCGGCTACGACACCGCGGGCACCGTGGTCGCGCAGGCGCCCGAGCACGAGACCGAGAACATCAAGATGCTCGAGCGCGCGGGCGACGACGTGAAGAAGCGCCGCAAGCTCGTGCGCAAGAAGGCGCCCGAGGGCTTCGTCTCCTGGGGCGAGCCGAGCTTCCGCAAGCTCATCGACGCGGAGCCGGAGCGGCTGACGTCGAGCATGCAGGTGAGCCACGCGATGATGCTCAACGTCATCGCGCGCGGCGGCGACGTGTTCGCCAACATGCGGGCGCTCGTCGAGGACAACCACGAGCCGCGGGCGCGCCAGCTCGCGCTCGCCCGCCGCGCCCTCGCCATCTACCGGACGCTGCGCACCGCGGGCATCGTCGAGCAGGAGGCGGACCCGGACGGCGGGCCCGCGCGGATCACGCTGACGGTCGACCTGCAGGCCGACTTCGCGCTCAACCAGCCGCTGTCCCCGTTCGCGGTCGCGGTGTTCGAGCTGCTCGACCGGGAGTCGCCGACGTACGCGCTCGACATGGTGAGCGTGGTCGAGGCGACCCTCGACGACCCGCGGCCGATCCTGTCGCAGCAGCAGTTCAAGGCCCGCGGCGAGGCCGTGCAGGCGATGAAGGCCGAGGGCATCGAGTACGACCAGCGCATGGAGCTGCTCGAGTCGATCACCCACCCGAAGCCCCTCGAGGAGCTGCTCGACCAGGCGTTCACGACCTACGCGGCCAGCCAGCCGTGGATCGGCGACTTCGCGCTCAGCCCCAAGTCGGTCGTCCGCGACATGTACGAGCGGGCCATGAGCTTCAGCGAGCTCGTCTCCTTCTACGGGCTGATGCGCTCCGAGGGCCTCGTGCTCCGCTACCTCTCCGACGCGTTCCGCGCGATGCGGCAGACGATCCCGGACGAGGCGAAGACCGAGGAGCTGCTCGACGTGATCGAGTGGCTCGGCGAGCTCGTGCGCCAGGTCGACTCGAGCCTGCTCGACGAGTGGGAGGAGCTGTCGCACCCGACGGCCGCGCCCGGCGACGCGCCCGTGCTCCCGCCCGCCCCGAAGCTGCTCACCTCGAACACGCGCGCCTTCCGGATCCTCGTGCGCAATGAGATGTTCCGCCGCGTGCAGCTCGCGGCCCGCGAGGACCTGCAGACGCTCGGCGACCTGGACGCCGCGGGCGGCTTCGACGCGGACGCCTGGGGCGACGCGCTCGACGGCTACTTCGGCGAGTACGACCGGATCCTCACCGACGGCGACGCCCGCAGCCAGGCGCTCGTCACGATCACGGAGGGCCCGGCCGAGTGGACCGTGCGGCAGGCGCTGCACGACCCCGAGGGCGACCACGATTGGGGGATCGAGGCGGTCGTCGACCTCGACGCGTCGAACGAGGCGGGCGAGGCCGTCGTGCGCGTGACCCGCGTGGGCACCCTCTCGTGA
- a CDS encoding DeoR/GlpR family DNA-binding transcription regulator, translated as MYAEERQDRVVALLERTGRVAVVGLARDFDVTTETVRRDLAQLEARGVLRRVHGGAVRASRSTRVEESLDARSTRNTDAKARIADAAMALLPASFQGSVAVDAGTTTGLVAERIAAWAPDVAGRTLVVVTHSMVVAQTVSRNPAVEVQLLGGRLRGITSAAVGPATLGQLSRLRPDIAFIGANGIHAEFGLSTPDEEEAAVKTALTRGSRRAVALVDASKAGEEALVGFAELDEIDTLVTDAAPDGPLADALAAAEVEVMVA; from the coding sequence ATGTACGCCGAAGAGCGCCAGGACAGGGTGGTCGCCCTCCTCGAGCGCACGGGCCGGGTGGCGGTCGTCGGGCTCGCCCGCGACTTCGACGTGACGACCGAGACCGTCCGCCGCGACCTCGCCCAGCTCGAGGCGCGCGGCGTGCTCCGACGCGTCCACGGCGGCGCCGTCCGGGCCAGCCGCTCCACGCGCGTCGAGGAGAGCCTCGACGCCCGCAGCACCCGCAACACCGACGCGAAGGCGCGCATCGCCGACGCCGCCATGGCGCTGCTGCCCGCGAGCTTCCAGGGATCCGTCGCCGTCGACGCCGGCACGACCACGGGGCTGGTCGCCGAGCGCATCGCCGCCTGGGCACCCGACGTCGCGGGCCGCACGCTCGTCGTCGTCACGCACTCGATGGTCGTCGCGCAGACGGTCAGCCGGAACCCCGCCGTGGAGGTGCAGCTGCTCGGCGGCCGCCTCCGCGGGATCACGAGCGCCGCGGTCGGGCCCGCGACGCTCGGACAGCTGTCGCGCCTGCGGCCGGACATCGCCTTCATCGGCGCCAACGGCATCCACGCGGAGTTCGGCCTGAGCACGCCCGACGAGGAGGAGGCGGCCGTGAAGACCGCGTTGACCCGAGGATCCCGCCGAGCCGTCGCGCTCGTGGACGCGTCGAAGGCGGGGGAGGAGGCGCTCGTCGGCTTCGCCGAGCTCGACGAGATCGACACGCTCGTGACCGACGCCGCCCCCGACGGCCCGCTGGCCGACGCGCTGGCCGCCGCCGAGGTGGAGGTGATGGTCGCGTGA
- a CDS encoding HPr family phosphocarrier protein: MTERTATIGSRVGLHARPASLFIEAVRRTGVAVKISKPDGTPLDATSILSLMSLGAANGDQVVLTAEGDGADAALDDLAALLASDLDAVE; the protein is encoded by the coding sequence ATGACCGAGCGCACCGCCACCATCGGCAGCCGCGTGGGCCTGCACGCCCGACCCGCCTCCCTCTTCATCGAGGCGGTGCGCCGCACGGGCGTCGCCGTCAAGATCAGCAAGCCGGACGGCACGCCGCTCGACGCGACGAGCATCCTGTCGCTGATGAGCCTCGGGGCCGCGAACGGCGACCAGGTCGTGCTCACGGCCGAGGGCGACGGCGCGGACGCCGCGCTCGACGACCTCGCCGCGCTGCTCGCGTCAGACCTCGACGCCGTCGAGTAG
- a CDS encoding PTS fructose transporter subunit IIABC: MPSLITNRLVLLDADLGADREHAVRTLAARVVAEGRATDADALFADAWERESKTATGMGGGLAIPHCRSAAVTEATLVMARPAPTVDFGAPDGPADLVFFIAAPDGADQEHLVLLSRLARSLIKPEFVEALRTATDEDQVVSLVEGALVDEPASSTGAPAAAAPAASTTAAPAASAAPTADAPVLVAVTACPTGIAHTYMAADSLVAAAKRAGVELHVETQGSSSVTPVDPAIIARATAVIFAVDVDVRDRARFAGKPVIQSPVKRGIDQPDQMVAEAVAAATDPSAPRVPGAGAASGGSEQASPQAAQSVGARLKRWLLTGVSYMIPFVAGGGLLIALGFLLGGYRITETAADVVLQNSLADLPAGGLGQYLGAVAFVIGNASMAFLVPALAGYIAYAIADRPGIAPGFVAGSISVIMGAGFLGGLVGGLLAGGIAYAIGRIEVPRWLRGLMPVVIIPLLASIVASGLMVMVLGGPIAALTRGLNDFLSGLTGVSAILLGVILGVMMCIDLGGPINKVAYAFAVAGLGAGSIDNQAPWAIMAAVMAAGMVPPLALALASTVIDRRLFSPAERENGKAAWLLGAAFISEGAIPFAAVDPLRVIPASIVGGAATGAMVMGLGVVSQAPHGGVFVLFAMNGTFLGFLASVAVGTVISAFLVVLLKRFTAKRPEAVAQAASADQGVPVPA; encoded by the coding sequence ATGCCATCGCTCATCACGAACCGCCTCGTGCTCCTCGACGCCGACCTCGGCGCCGACCGCGAGCACGCCGTCCGGACGCTCGCCGCGCGCGTGGTCGCCGAGGGACGCGCCACCGACGCCGACGCCCTCTTCGCCGACGCGTGGGAGCGCGAGTCGAAGACCGCGACCGGCATGGGCGGCGGGCTCGCCATCCCGCACTGCCGCTCCGCCGCCGTGACGGAGGCCACGCTCGTCATGGCCCGTCCCGCGCCGACGGTCGACTTCGGCGCGCCCGACGGCCCCGCCGACCTGGTGTTCTTCATCGCGGCACCCGACGGCGCCGACCAGGAGCACCTCGTGCTGCTGTCGCGCCTCGCCCGCTCGCTCATCAAGCCGGAGTTCGTCGAGGCGCTGCGCACGGCCACCGACGAGGACCAGGTCGTCTCGCTCGTGGAGGGCGCGCTCGTGGACGAGCCCGCCTCCTCGACGGGCGCGCCGGCCGCCGCCGCTCCCGCCGCGTCGACCACCGCCGCGCCCGCCGCATCCGCCGCGCCCACGGCCGACGCGCCCGTCCTCGTCGCCGTCACCGCGTGCCCCACCGGCATCGCGCACACCTACATGGCCGCCGACTCGCTCGTCGCCGCGGCGAAGCGCGCGGGCGTCGAGCTGCACGTCGAGACCCAGGGATCCTCCTCGGTCACGCCCGTCGACCCGGCGATCATCGCGCGGGCCACGGCCGTGATCTTCGCGGTCGACGTGGACGTGCGCGACCGCGCGCGCTTCGCCGGCAAGCCCGTCATCCAGTCGCCCGTCAAGCGCGGCATCGACCAGCCCGACCAGATGGTCGCCGAGGCGGTCGCTGCCGCGACGGACCCGAGCGCGCCGCGCGTGCCGGGCGCCGGCGCCGCGTCGGGCGGATCCGAGCAGGCCTCCCCGCAGGCCGCGCAGAGCGTGGGCGCTCGCCTCAAGCGCTGGCTGCTCACGGGCGTCAGCTACATGATCCCGTTCGTCGCGGGCGGCGGCCTCCTCATCGCCCTCGGCTTCCTGCTCGGCGGCTACCGCATCACCGAGACCGCGGCGGACGTCGTGCTGCAGAACTCGCTGGCGGACCTGCCCGCGGGCGGTCTCGGCCAGTACCTCGGCGCGGTCGCGTTCGTCATCGGCAACGCGTCCATGGCGTTCCTCGTCCCGGCGCTGGCCGGCTACATCGCGTACGCCATCGCCGACCGGCCGGGCATCGCGCCCGGCTTCGTCGCCGGATCCATCTCCGTCATCATGGGCGCCGGCTTCCTCGGCGGCCTGGTCGGCGGCCTCCTCGCCGGCGGCATCGCCTACGCGATCGGCCGCATCGAGGTGCCGCGCTGGCTGCGGGGCCTCATGCCCGTCGTGATCATCCCGCTGCTCGCGTCCATCGTCGCGTCCGGCCTCATGGTCATGGTGCTCGGCGGACCCATCGCGGCGCTCACGCGCGGCCTCAACGACTTCCTGTCGGGCCTCACGGGCGTGTCCGCGATCCTGCTGGGCGTGATCCTCGGCGTCATGATGTGCATCGACCTCGGCGGCCCCATCAACAAGGTCGCGTACGCCTTCGCGGTCGCCGGCCTCGGTGCCGGATCCATCGACAACCAGGCCCCGTGGGCGATCATGGCCGCCGTCATGGCCGCGGGCATGGTGCCGCCGCTGGCCCTCGCGCTCGCGTCCACCGTCATCGACCGCCGCCTGTTCAGCCCGGCGGAGCGCGAGAACGGCAAGGCCGCGTGGCTCCTCGGCGCCGCGTTCATCTCCGAGGGGGCCATCCCGTTCGCGGCGGTCGACCCGCTGCGCGTCATCCCCGCGAGCATCGTGGGCGGCGCCGCCACCGGCGCCATGGTGATGGGCCTCGGCGTCGTGTCGCAGGCCCCGCACGGCGGCGTCTTCGTGCTCTTCGCGATGAACGGCACCTTCCTCGGCTTCCTCGCCTCGGTCGCCGTCGGCACCGTCATCTCGGCGTTCCTGGTCGTGCTGCTCAAGCGCTTCACGGCCAAGCGCCCCGAGGCCGTCGCGCAGGCGGCGTCCGCCGACCAGGGCGTCCCCGTCCCCGCCTGA
- a CDS encoding 1-phosphofructokinase family hexose kinase encodes MILTLTANPSLDRTIDLAGALARGAVQRARGVAEQPGGKGVNVSRALIASGLDTIALLPGRLDDPMLVALAAERIPLDHLDIAGRVRQNVTLTEPDGTTTKVNEPGPVLSSAEADALVALVIRHARAASWLVLAGSLPPGLDDDFHARVVQAVRAELGDAAPRIAVDSSGAPMAALVASGAVVDLVKPNAEELAELVGLDDPDALEADPRLAHDASRSLVSRGCRAVLATLGARGAVLTTDDGGWLATMPPIVPVSTVGAGDSSLAGYLLADHRGAGPEGRLAQAVAHGSAAASLPGSTMPSPDQTRPDSVTVQPLLPIAADR; translated from the coding sequence GTGATCCTCACCCTCACCGCCAACCCGAGCCTCGACCGCACCATCGACCTCGCCGGCGCCCTCGCGCGCGGTGCCGTGCAGCGGGCCCGCGGCGTCGCGGAGCAGCCCGGCGGCAAGGGCGTCAACGTGTCGCGCGCGCTCATCGCGTCCGGCCTCGACACGATCGCCCTGCTGCCCGGCCGCCTCGACGACCCGATGCTCGTGGCGCTGGCGGCTGAGCGGATCCCGCTCGACCACCTCGACATCGCCGGCCGCGTGCGCCAGAACGTCACGCTCACCGAGCCCGACGGCACGACCACCAAGGTCAACGAGCCCGGCCCGGTGCTGTCGTCGGCCGAGGCCGACGCGCTCGTCGCGCTCGTCATCCGCCATGCGCGCGCCGCGAGCTGGCTCGTGCTGGCGGGATCCCTGCCGCCCGGCCTCGACGACGACTTCCACGCCCGCGTGGTGCAGGCCGTCCGAGCCGAGCTCGGGGACGCCGCGCCCCGCATCGCCGTCGACTCCTCGGGCGCGCCCATGGCCGCGCTCGTCGCGTCCGGCGCCGTGGTCGACCTCGTCAAGCCCAACGCCGAGGAGCTCGCCGAGCTCGTCGGCCTCGACGACCCGGATGCGCTGGAGGCGGACCCGCGTCTCGCCCACGACGCGTCCCGGTCCCTCGTCTCCCGCGGCTGCCGGGCGGTCCTCGCGACGCTCGGCGCCCGCGGAGCCGTCCTCACCACGGACGACGGCGGGTGGCTCGCCACCATGCCGCCGATCGTGCCGGTGAGCACCGTGGGCGCGGGCGACTCGTCGCTCGCGGGCTACCTGCTCGCCGACCACCGCGGGGCCGGACCCGAGGGGCGGCTGGCGCAGGCCGTCGCCCACGGATCCGCCGCCGCGTCCCTCCCCGGCAGCACCATGCCGTCCCCCGACCAGACCCGGCCGGACAGCGTCACCGTCCAGCCGCTCCTGCCGATCGCCGCCGATCGCTGA
- a CDS encoding SDR family oxidoreductase, giving the protein MPSDALPDDPATPAEHVVPAPDAALDPAAAIDPADLAVTLRVLGSLADIDEDHPDFVAVRRATASMFKSVKKARRLEKREAVASADRAVVAATATGAPDRIDDETRGIPLAITAAAPTAGTLLRSRPCYICKQHYTQVDAFYHQLCPDCARINHAKREARTDLTGMRALLTGGRAKIGMHIALRLLRDGAHTTITTRFPRDAVRRFAGLPDAHEWVHRLRVVGLDLRDPAQVIGLADAVAAAGPLDILINNAAQTVRRSPGSYAPLSEAESAPLPDGPIPELLTFGHTNDAHPAALAASVAAHPILSTATGITAAEVTELAMTAGSSSLARLAAGTAIDAGGLVPDLHDANSWTQVVHEVDPLEMLEVQLANVTAPFLLVSRLRPAMAASTSRRKYVVNVSAMEGQFARAYKGPGHPHTNMAKAALNMMTRTSAREMRETDGILMTSVDTGWITDERPHPTKVRLAEEGFHAPLDLVDGAARVYDPIVMGQAGEDISGVFLKDYRVAEW; this is encoded by the coding sequence GTGCCCTCCGACGCCCTGCCCGACGACCCCGCCACGCCCGCGGAGCACGTCGTCCCCGCCCCCGACGCCGCGCTCGATCCCGCCGCCGCCATCGACCCCGCCGACCTCGCCGTCACGCTGCGCGTCCTCGGCTCGCTCGCCGACATCGACGAGGACCACCCCGACTTCGTCGCGGTGCGCCGTGCCACGGCGTCGATGTTCAAGTCCGTGAAGAAGGCCCGCCGCCTCGAGAAGCGCGAGGCCGTCGCCAGCGCCGACCGCGCCGTCGTCGCCGCCACCGCCACCGGTGCGCCCGACCGCATCGACGACGAGACCCGCGGGATCCCGCTCGCCATCACCGCGGCCGCCCCCACCGCGGGCACGCTGCTCCGCTCGCGCCCCTGCTACATCTGCAAGCAGCACTACACGCAGGTCGACGCCTTCTACCACCAGCTCTGCCCGGACTGCGCGCGCATCAACCACGCCAAGCGCGAGGCCCGCACCGACCTCACCGGCATGCGGGCGCTCCTCACGGGCGGTCGGGCGAAGATCGGCATGCACATCGCGCTGCGGCTCCTCCGCGACGGCGCGCACACCACCATCACCACGCGCTTCCCGCGCGACGCCGTCCGCCGCTTCGCCGGACTGCCCGACGCGCACGAGTGGGTGCACCGTCTCCGCGTCGTGGGGCTCGACCTCCGCGACCCGGCGCAGGTCATCGGCCTCGCCGACGCCGTGGCCGCCGCGGGTCCGCTCGACATCCTCATCAACAACGCCGCGCAGACCGTGCGCCGCTCCCCCGGCTCCTACGCGCCGCTCTCGGAGGCCGAGTCCGCCCCGCTGCCGGACGGGCCGATCCCCGAGCTGCTCACGTTCGGGCACACGAACGACGCCCACCCCGCGGCCCTCGCGGCGAGCGTCGCGGCGCACCCCATCCTCTCCACGGCCACCGGGATCACCGCGGCCGAGGTGACGGAGCTCGCCATGACGGCCGGATCCTCCTCGCTGGCGCGGCTCGCGGCCGGCACCGCCATCGACGCGGGCGGCCTCGTGCCCGACCTGCACGACGCGAACAGCTGGACGCAGGTGGTGCACGAGGTGGATCCGCTCGAGATGCTCGAGGTCCAGCTCGCCAACGTCACGGCGCCGTTCCTGCTCGTCAGCCGGCTGCGACCGGCGATGGCCGCGTCGACCTCGCGGCGCAAGTACGTCGTCAACGTGAGCGCCATGGAGGGCCAGTTCGCCCGCGCGTACAAGGGCCCCGGCCACCCGCACACGAACATGGCGAAGGCCGCGCTCAACATGATGACCCGCACGTCGGCGCGCGAGATGCGCGAGACGGACGGCATCCTCATGACGAGCGTCGACACGGGCTGGATCACCGACGAGCGCCCGCACCCCACCAAGGTGCGCCTCGCGGAGGAGGGCTTCCACGCCCCCCTCGACCTGGTGGACGGCGCCGCCCGCGTCTACGACCCCATCGTCATGGGCCAGGCCGGCGAGGACATCTCGGGCGTCTTCCTCAAGGACTACCGCGTCGCCGAGTGGTGA